The Humulus lupulus chromosome 3, drHumLupu1.1, whole genome shotgun sequence genome window below encodes:
- the LOC133821230 gene encoding transcription initiation factor TFIID subunit 1-like — translation MGYGSDSGSQDGRDEDDEDDYEEAGGSNRLLGFMFGNVDNSGDLDVDYLDEVISIFTSPLVLPVSFFLILVPPV, via the exons ATGGGTTATGGTTCTGATAGTGGTTCTCAAGATGGAAGAGATGAAG ATGATGAGGATGATTACGAAGAGGCTGGTGGTAGTAATCGGCTTTTGGGATTTATGTTTGGCAATGTTGATAACTCTGGCGACCTCGATGTTGATTACCTTGATGAGGTGATTTCTATTTTCACCTCACCGTTGGTGTTGCCTGTATCTTTTTTCTTGATACTGGTTCCTCCtgtttaa